A single window of Streptomyces xanthii DNA harbors:
- a CDS encoding copper chaperone PCu(A)C, with product MSSSLRRGALAAAAIAFSIASLAACGAGNNAQTLQVKPDNAAVTVGDIKVQNATVITQPDLKSQGPAVVAATLFNNGKTAQTLDAITVDGVGKTAKLTGAKGGSKITVPAGGSVVLGGEGNATAELPNSRTAVLDGNAQAITFRFSGAGDVKLKAFVVPAESYFEKWGPSEIPATPSAPASSPAGKQSQSPSGEATPSQSASGSPAGSESESPAAGH from the coding sequence GTGAGCAGCAGCCTTCGACGCGGCGCCCTCGCCGCCGCCGCCATCGCGTTCTCGATCGCCTCGCTCGCCGCGTGCGGCGCCGGCAACAACGCTCAGACGCTCCAGGTCAAGCCCGACAACGCCGCGGTCACGGTCGGTGACATCAAGGTCCAGAACGCGACCGTCATCACGCAGCCCGACCTGAAGTCGCAGGGCCCGGCCGTCGTCGCCGCCACGCTCTTCAACAACGGCAAGACGGCGCAGACCCTCGACGCGATCACCGTCGACGGCGTCGGCAAGACCGCGAAGCTGACGGGCGCCAAGGGCGGCTCGAAGATCACCGTCCCGGCCGGCGGCTCCGTCGTCCTCGGCGGCGAGGGCAACGCCACCGCCGAGCTGCCCAACAGCCGCACCGCGGTCCTGGACGGCAACGCGCAGGCCATCACCTTCCGCTTCAGCGGCGCCGGTGACGTGAAGCTCAAGGCGTTCGTGGTGCCGGCCGAGTCCTACTTCGAGAAGTGGGGCCCGAGCGAGATCCCGGCGACGCCGTCCGCGCCCGCCTCCTCCCCGGCCGGCAAGCAGTCGCAGTCGCCGTCCGGCGAGGCCACTCCGTCCCAGTCGGCGTCCGGCTCCCCCGCGGGCTCGGAGAGCGAGAGCCCGGCCGCCGGTCACTGA
- a CDS encoding response regulator transcription factor, with protein MTRVLVVEDEESFSDALSYMLRKEGFEVAIAATGPDGLDEFERNGADLVLLDLMLPGLPGTEVCRQLRGRSNVPVIMVTAKDSEIDKVVGLEIGADDYVTKPFSSRELVARIRAVLRRRGEPEEVAPQALEAGPVRMDVDRHVVTVSGSKVDLPLKEFDLLEMLLRNAGRVLTRMQLIDRVWGADYVGDTKTLDVHVKRLRAKIEPDPGAPRYLVTVRGLGYKFEP; from the coding sequence GTGACCCGAGTGCTCGTCGTAGAGGACGAGGAGTCCTTCTCCGACGCCCTGTCCTACATGCTCCGCAAGGAGGGCTTCGAGGTCGCCATCGCGGCCACCGGCCCCGACGGCCTGGACGAGTTCGAGCGCAACGGCGCCGACCTCGTGCTGCTCGACCTGATGCTGCCCGGCCTGCCCGGCACCGAGGTCTGCCGCCAGCTGCGCGGACGCTCGAACGTGCCGGTCATCATGGTGACCGCCAAGGACAGCGAGATCGACAAGGTCGTCGGCCTGGAGATAGGAGCCGACGACTACGTGACCAAGCCCTTCTCCTCGCGAGAACTGGTGGCCCGCATCCGGGCCGTCCTGCGCCGCCGCGGGGAGCCGGAGGAGGTCGCGCCGCAGGCCCTGGAGGCCGGGCCCGTCCGCATGGATGTCGACCGCCACGTCGTCACCGTCTCCGGTTCCAAGGTCGACCTCCCGCTCAAGGAGTTCGACCTCCTGGAGATGCTCCTGCGCAACGCGGGCCGCGTGCTGACCCGCATGCAGCTCATCGACCGGGTCTGGGGCGCGGACTACGTCGGCGACACCAAGACCCTGGACGTCCACGTGAAGCGCCTGCGCGCCAAGATCGAGCCCGACCCCGGCGCGCCCCGCTACCTCGTGACCGTGCGCGGCCTGGGCTACAAGTTCGAGCCGTAG
- a CDS encoding sensor histidine kinase: MDVNAAVAAAAAIAGVCTGVIAMLAFRWSERDQKRPTRTSLHTDPVLPPGVDTVLSVLRSSAVVLDEADSVVKASSAAYALGLVRGGKLAVEPMLQMARDTRRDGEIRQVELDLPRRGTGRGDALAVSARVAPLGSRLVLLLVEDLTEARRIEAVRRDFVANVSHELKTPVGALSLLSEAVMDASDDPEAVERFAGRMQIEATRLTSLVQELIDLSRVQNDDPLEDAEPVRVDELVAEAMDRCRQPAASKQITMAAGGTADLNVWGNRGQLAAALGNLVENAVNYSPARTRVGIAARRVTAPGGDLIELAVTDQGIGISDKDKERIFERFYRVDPARSRATGGTGLGLAIVKHVAASHGGEVTVWSSEGQGSTFTLRLPEAAATSPSSRKTTASGPGNVRDEDDAHGPDSTTAYASTPAPEVLP; this comes from the coding sequence ATGGACGTGAACGCGGCGGTCGCCGCAGCGGCAGCGATCGCCGGGGTGTGCACCGGTGTCATCGCCATGCTGGCGTTCCGCTGGAGCGAACGCGACCAGAAACGCCCCACCCGCACCTCCCTGCACACGGACCCGGTCCTTCCGCCCGGCGTCGACACGGTCCTGTCCGTGCTCCGCTCCTCCGCCGTCGTCCTCGACGAGGCGGACAGCGTGGTGAAGGCCAGCTCCGCCGCCTACGCCCTCGGCCTCGTACGCGGCGGCAAGCTCGCCGTCGAACCGATGCTGCAGATGGCCCGCGACACCCGGCGCGACGGAGAGATACGCCAGGTCGAGCTGGACCTCCCGCGCCGCGGCACCGGCCGGGGCGACGCCCTCGCCGTGTCCGCCCGCGTGGCCCCGCTCGGCTCCCGGCTCGTCCTGCTCCTCGTGGAGGACCTCACCGAGGCCCGGCGTATCGAAGCCGTACGCCGCGACTTCGTCGCCAACGTGAGCCACGAGCTGAAGACCCCGGTCGGCGCCCTCTCCCTCCTGTCCGAGGCCGTCATGGACGCCTCCGACGACCCCGAGGCCGTCGAGCGCTTCGCCGGCCGCATGCAGATCGAGGCCACCCGCCTCACCAGCCTCGTCCAGGAGCTCATCGACCTCTCCCGGGTGCAGAACGACGACCCGCTGGAGGACGCCGAGCCGGTCCGCGTCGACGAACTCGTCGCCGAGGCCATGGACCGCTGCCGCCAGCCCGCCGCCAGCAAGCAGATCACCATGGCGGCCGGCGGCACCGCCGACCTCAACGTGTGGGGCAACCGCGGCCAGCTCGCCGCCGCCCTCGGCAACCTCGTCGAGAACGCGGTCAACTACTCGCCCGCCCGCACCCGCGTGGGGATAGCCGCTCGCCGGGTCACCGCACCCGGCGGAGACCTCATCGAGCTCGCCGTCACCGACCAGGGCATCGGCATCTCCGACAAGGACAAGGAGCGCATCTTCGAGCGCTTCTACCGCGTCGACCCCGCCCGCTCCCGCGCCACCGGCGGCACCGGCCTCGGCCTCGCCATCGTCAAGCACGTGGCCGCCTCGCACGGCGGGGAGGTCACCGTGTGGAGCTCCGAGGGACAGGGCTCCACGTTCACGCTGCGCCTGCCCGAGGCCGCCGCGACCTCTCCCAGTTCCCGCAAGACCACCGCCTCAGGCCCCGGAAACGTACGCGACGAAGACGACGCACACGGGCCCGACAGCACCACCGCATACGCATCCACCCCTGCCCCGGAGGTCCTTCCGTGA
- the phoU gene encoding phosphate signaling complex protein PhoU, with product MRDAYHEELDSIGEGLVEMARLVGSAIGRATTAMLDADLKLAETVIAADQKVDDLQHELEARAIALLARQQPVATDLRIVVTSLRMSADLERSGDLAQHVAKLARLRFPDRAVPHDLHATILEMGQLAQRLMAKAAEVIITKDVDLAMQLEQDDDEMDLLHRTLFQHLMDEKWKHGIETAVDVTLLGRYYERFADHAVSVAKRVVYLVTGEHADELQQAESSVEGA from the coding sequence ATGCGTGACGCGTACCACGAGGAACTTGACTCGATCGGCGAGGGACTGGTCGAGATGGCCCGCCTTGTCGGGTCGGCGATCGGGCGCGCCACCACGGCCATGCTCGACGCCGACCTCAAGCTCGCCGAGACCGTGATCGCCGCCGACCAGAAGGTGGACGACCTGCAGCACGAGCTGGAGGCGCGGGCCATAGCGCTGCTCGCCCGCCAGCAGCCGGTCGCGACGGATCTGCGGATCGTCGTGACCTCGCTGCGGATGAGCGCGGATCTGGAGCGCAGCGGCGACCTGGCCCAGCACGTGGCGAAGCTGGCCCGGCTGCGGTTCCCGGACCGTGCCGTTCCGCACGACCTGCACGCGACGATCCTGGAGATGGGTCAGCTGGCGCAGCGCCTGATGGCGAAGGCGGCCGAGGTGATCATCACGAAGGACGTCGATCTGGCGATGCAGCTGGAGCAGGACGACGACGAGATGGACCTGCTGCACCGCACGCTCTTCCAGCACCTGATGGACGAGAAGTGGAAGCACGGCATCGAGACGGCCGTGGACGTGACGCTGCTCGGCCGCTACTACGAGCGGTTCGCGGACCACGCGGTGTCGGTGGCCAAGCGGGTCGTGTACCTGGTGACGGGCGAGCACGCGGACGAGCTGCAGCAGGCGGAGTCCTCGGTCGAGGGCGCGTAG
- a CDS encoding ATP-grasp domain-containing protein, which produces MSVSCALLLCADPLRPVACDPHFAGEAAAAREAGAVVGLVDHDALLAGRAEEAVRRVPRDLGPAWYRGWMIPAPAYASLATVLAARGTRLLTTPPMYRTAHELPGWYAAFTGLTPPTTYAPCAPHEPPALAALASLTAALPSGAGLVKDYVKSRKHEWDEACHLPDLADTEAVHRVVSRFVELQGDDLTGGVVLRAFEPFDHAVGEARVWWLDGAPLLTTPHPDTPDLRPAPPLDALRPLVAALPCRFVTTDLARRTDDGTWRLVELGDAQVSGLPSGTDPALLLAPLLRGPA; this is translated from the coding sequence GTGTCCGTCTCCTGCGCGCTTCTGCTGTGTGCCGACCCGCTGCGTCCGGTCGCCTGTGACCCGCACTTCGCGGGGGAGGCCGCGGCCGCCCGGGAGGCCGGGGCGGTGGTCGGTCTGGTGGACCACGACGCGCTGCTCGCGGGCCGCGCCGAGGAGGCCGTACGCCGTGTGCCGCGTGATCTGGGGCCCGCCTGGTACCGCGGCTGGATGATCCCGGCGCCGGCCTACGCGTCCCTCGCGACGGTGCTGGCCGCCCGCGGGACCCGACTGCTCACGACCCCGCCGATGTACCGCACGGCGCACGAACTCCCGGGCTGGTACGCCGCGTTCACCGGTCTGACCCCGCCCACCACGTACGCCCCCTGCGCCCCGCACGAGCCCCCGGCCCTCGCCGCGCTCGCCTCGCTCACCGCGGCGCTCCCCTCCGGCGCGGGGCTGGTCAAGGACTACGTGAAGTCCCGCAAGCACGAGTGGGACGAGGCCTGCCACCTGCCCGACCTCGCCGACACGGAGGCCGTGCACCGGGTGGTGAGCCGCTTCGTCGAGCTCCAGGGCGACGACTTGACGGGCGGCGTCGTGCTCCGTGCCTTCGAACCCTTCGACCACGCCGTCGGCGAGGCCCGCGTCTGGTGGCTGGACGGCGCACCCCTCCTCACCACCCCGCACCCCGACACCCCGGACCTCCGCCCCGCTCCCCCACTGGACGCCCTGCGCCCCCTGGTCGCCGCGCTCCCGTGCCGCTTCGTCACGACCGACCTGGCCCGCCGCACCGACGACGGCACCTGGCGCCTGGTGGAACTGGGCGACGCCCAGGTCTCCGGTCTGCCGTCCGGCACGGACCCGGCGCTCCTGCTGGCCCCGCTGCTCCGGGGCCCGGCATGA
- a CDS encoding GNAT family N-acetyltransferase, with protein sequence MTAPATVTVQPLSGPGAARSASAFLAVYAEVFAEPPYDEPAEGIASAAARFPDQTARPGFLAALATAPGGEPVGMAFGHAVPPDTPWWDELAEPVPASLRREDGRRTFGLMELAVRAPWRGRGIARRLHDTLLTGITAERVLLNVHGSAEPAAAAYRSWGYRKVGESGPFGPGADRYDVMLLALPG encoded by the coding sequence ATGACCGCGCCGGCGACCGTCACTGTGCAGCCGCTGTCCGGCCCCGGCGCGGCCCGTTCCGCGTCCGCCTTCCTCGCCGTGTACGCCGAGGTCTTCGCGGAGCCTCCGTACGACGAGCCCGCCGAAGGCATCGCGTCCGCCGCCGCCCGCTTCCCCGACCAGACCGCCCGCCCCGGATTCCTGGCCGCCCTGGCCACCGCGCCCGGAGGTGAACCGGTCGGCATGGCATTCGGCCACGCCGTCCCACCGGACACCCCCTGGTGGGACGAACTGGCCGAGCCGGTCCCCGCGTCGCTACGCCGCGAGGACGGCCGCCGCACGTTCGGGCTGATGGAGCTCGCGGTCCGCGCCCCTTGGCGGGGCCGGGGCATCGCCCGCCGGCTCCACGACACCCTGCTGACCGGCATCACGGCCGAGCGGGTCCTCCTGAACGTGCACGGCTCCGCCGAACCGGCCGCCGCGGCCTACCGCTCCTGGGGGTATCGCAAGGTGGGCGAGTCCGGCCCCTTCGGTCCGGGCGCGGACCGGTACGACGTCATGCTTCTCGCCCTGCCCGGCTGA
- a CDS encoding phosphoglyceromutase encodes MADAPYKLILLRHGESEWNAKNLFTGWVDVNLTEKGEKEAVRGGELLKDAGLLPDVLHTSLQKRAIRTAQLALEAADRHWIPVHRSWRLNERHYGALQGKDKAQTLAEFGEEQFMLWRRSYDTPPPALDRDDKYSQFDDPRYAALPPELRPQTECLKDVVVRMLPYWFDGIVPDLLAGKTVLVAAHGNSLRALVKHLDGISDADIAGLNIPTGIPLSYELDADFKPLNPGGTYLDPDAAAAAIEAVKNQGKK; translated from the coding sequence ATGGCCGACGCACCGTACAAGCTGATCCTCCTCCGCCACGGCGAGAGCGAATGGAACGCGAAGAACCTGTTCACCGGTTGGGTGGACGTCAACCTCACCGAGAAGGGCGAGAAGGAGGCGGTCCGCGGCGGTGAGCTGCTCAAGGACGCCGGCCTGCTCCCCGACGTGCTGCACACCTCTCTCCAGAAGCGCGCGATCCGCACCGCGCAGCTGGCCCTCGAGGCCGCCGACCGCCACTGGATCCCGGTCCACCGCAGCTGGCGTCTGAACGAGCGCCACTACGGCGCCCTCCAGGGCAAGGACAAGGCGCAGACCCTGGCCGAGTTCGGCGAGGAGCAGTTCATGCTCTGGCGCCGCTCGTACGACACCCCGCCGCCGGCCCTGGACCGCGACGACAAGTACTCCCAGTTCGACGACCCGCGCTACGCGGCCCTCCCGCCGGAGCTGCGCCCGCAGACGGAGTGCCTCAAGGACGTCGTCGTCCGCATGCTCCCGTACTGGTTCGACGGCATCGTCCCCGACCTCCTCGCGGGCAAGACGGTCCTGGTCGCGGCCCACGGCAACTCGCTGCGCGCCCTGGTCAAGCACCTCGACGGCATCTCCGACGCGGACATCGCGGGCCTGAACATCCCGACCGGCATCCCGCTCTCGTACGAGCTGGACGCCGACTTCAAGCCCCTGAACCCGGGCGGCACCTACCTCGACCCCGACGCGGCCGCCGCGGCGATCGAGGCGGTCAAGAACCAGGGCAAGAAGTAA
- a CDS encoding MDR family MFS transporter: protein MSVAALRRATRESVSGLPREFWWLWTSTLVNRLGAFVLTFLALYLTAQRGFSAAYAGLVASLIGLGGVIASVLGGVLADRLGRRPTLLTAQLATAATVAVLAFVRDPAGIAVTGFALGLASNASRPAIQAMMADIVPPKDRVRAFSLNYWAINLGFAVSSVYAGFLVAQSYTLGFLVEAGMTLACALVVFVKVKESRPEQTVRAAGEAGPAPVTMGTVLRDGRFMLMVGLSFLVAVIFTQSSVGLPIVMGENGFSSSDVGLVAAVNGVVIVALQIPLTRFIERRDPGRLLTVSSLLIGYGFALTAFAGSLAAYALTVVVWTLGEMVNAPTQSGLVARLAPAEGRGRYQGVYTTSWSAAALVAPLAGGWVLDSAGAGWLWGGCAVLGTVTAFGYWVLMRGLPGRLPDEPAADPVPATPAVAAPAAENAPA, encoded by the coding sequence ATGTCCGTCGCCGCGCTCAGACGTGCCACACGGGAGTCCGTGTCCGGGCTGCCGAGGGAGTTCTGGTGGCTGTGGACCAGCACCTTGGTCAACCGCCTCGGTGCCTTCGTCCTCACGTTCCTCGCCCTGTACCTGACCGCCCAGCGCGGATTCTCGGCGGCGTACGCGGGTCTGGTCGCGTCGCTGATCGGGCTCGGCGGGGTCATCGCCTCGGTGCTCGGCGGGGTGCTCGCGGACCGGCTCGGGCGCCGGCCGACCCTGCTCACGGCGCAGCTCGCGACGGCCGCGACGGTCGCCGTGCTCGCCTTCGTGCGGGACCCGGCCGGGATCGCCGTCACGGGCTTCGCGCTGGGCCTCGCCTCGAACGCGTCGCGGCCCGCGATCCAGGCGATGATGGCCGACATCGTGCCCCCGAAGGACCGGGTGCGGGCCTTCTCCCTCAACTACTGGGCGATCAACCTCGGGTTCGCGGTCTCCTCCGTGTACGCCGGTTTCCTCGTCGCCCAGAGTTACACGCTCGGCTTCCTCGTCGAGGCGGGCATGACGCTGGCCTGCGCGCTGGTCGTGTTCGTGAAGGTGAAGGAGTCGCGCCCCGAGCAGACCGTCCGCGCGGCCGGTGAGGCCGGGCCCGCGCCCGTCACGATGGGCACCGTGCTGCGCGACGGCCGTTTCATGCTGATGGTCGGTCTGTCCTTCCTCGTCGCCGTGATCTTCACGCAGTCCTCGGTGGGCCTGCCGATCGTGATGGGGGAGAACGGGTTCAGCAGCTCGGACGTGGGCCTGGTCGCCGCCGTGAACGGGGTGGTGATCGTCGCCCTGCAGATTCCGCTGACCCGGTTCATCGAGCGCCGCGACCCGGGCCGCCTGCTCACCGTCTCCTCGCTCCTCATCGGCTACGGATTCGCGCTGACCGCCTTCGCCGGCTCGCTGGCCGCGTACGCGCTGACCGTCGTCGTGTGGACGCTCGGCGAGATGGTGAACGCGCCGACCCAGTCCGGGCTCGTGGCCCGGCTCGCGCCCGCCGAGGGCCGCGGCCGCTACCAGGGCGTCTACACGACGTCGTGGTCGGCCGCCGCGCTGGTCGCCCCGCTCGCGGGCGGCTGGGTGCTCGACTCGGCGGGGGCCGGCTGGCTGTGGGGCGGCTGCGCGGTGCTCGGCACGGTCACCGCGTTCGGCTACTGGGTCCTGATGCGCGGGCTGCCCGGCCGGCTCCCGGACGAGCCCGCCGCGGACCCGGTGCCGGCGACTCCGGCCGTCGCGGCGCCCGCCGCGGAGAACGCCCCGGCCTGA
- a CDS encoding glycosyl hydrolase family 28-related protein: MNTVHVSVRRRRVAAVRDFSRRGVLGGAIAVAATAVTGTGAAAAGRGQSGGRVPDLWHEFVRDPQHHPQIPYVGRAGYRAGRRTFDRPGRVLRAEDFGAVADGTTDSAPAINRALAAAGAAGGATVLLGAGTYRIDDLIHVGHDDVVLKGAGSTSTTLYATRHLTELIGAYGSRYGGTKSSWSWAGGLIWLCPEARFRGLTDAIRAKNWPFEGWTGNARDEWETLTTVAAAPRGSWTITVADPSALGAGDLVLLRLADDAGHTLLEHMAGGGPGPEAYTWDDKTKLTSYVPYEWPVRITSVRGDRVTLERPLPLDVRPEWDPRLTTHVRALTGAGVEGLTLEAVETPQAPHLLDKGYNGVALQCTYDCFVDDVTVHNVDNGFGLVAASASTLRRTAVGGRGEHHPYFCREGSHDNLVEDFTIRQRTVPAPAGTQLHGINVEGLSSHNVWSRGRMEMGTFDSHRGMPFGNVRTDITVNNNGAHGGDASAGPLFGARFAHWNIRVTNERAGLMKIDGLAPWSATVGINTVREFGQTDVPDFAGDLHTRLELYGTADVVRPRNLYDAQREL, from the coding sequence ATGAACACTGTTCATGTATCTGTACGCCGACGAAGGGTGGCAGCGGTGCGGGACTTCAGCAGACGCGGTGTGCTGGGCGGGGCGATCGCGGTCGCGGCGACCGCCGTCACCGGAACCGGTGCGGCGGCCGCCGGCCGTGGGCAGAGCGGGGGCCGGGTGCCGGACCTCTGGCACGAGTTCGTCCGGGACCCGCAGCACCACCCGCAGATCCCCTATGTCGGCCGCGCCGGATACCGCGCGGGCCGCCGCACCTTCGACCGGCCGGGCCGCGTCCTGCGCGCCGAGGACTTCGGCGCCGTCGCCGACGGCACGACCGACAGCGCCCCCGCGATCAACCGGGCGCTGGCCGCCGCCGGAGCGGCCGGCGGCGCCACCGTGCTGCTCGGCGCCGGCACGTACCGGATCGACGACCTGATCCACGTCGGCCACGACGACGTCGTCCTCAAAGGCGCCGGCTCCACGAGCACCACCCTCTACGCCACCCGCCACCTCACCGAACTGATCGGCGCCTACGGCTCCCGCTACGGCGGCACCAAATCTTCCTGGTCCTGGGCGGGCGGCCTGATCTGGCTCTGCCCCGAGGCCCGCTTCCGCGGCCTCACCGACGCGATCCGCGCGAAGAACTGGCCGTTCGAGGGCTGGACCGGAAACGCGCGCGACGAGTGGGAGACCCTGACGACGGTCGCCGCCGCCCCGCGCGGCTCGTGGACGATCACCGTCGCGGACCCCTCCGCGCTCGGCGCCGGAGACCTCGTCCTGCTCCGCCTCGCCGACGACGCCGGCCACACGCTCCTGGAGCACATGGCGGGCGGCGGCCCCGGCCCCGAGGCCTACACCTGGGACGACAAGACCAAGCTCACCTCGTACGTCCCCTACGAATGGCCCGTGCGGATCACCTCCGTGCGCGGCGACCGCGTCACCCTGGAACGCCCGCTCCCGCTCGACGTCCGCCCCGAGTGGGACCCGCGCCTCACCACCCACGTGCGGGCACTGACCGGCGCCGGGGTCGAGGGCCTCACCCTGGAGGCCGTCGAGACACCGCAGGCGCCGCACCTCCTCGACAAGGGCTACAACGGCGTCGCCCTCCAGTGCACGTACGACTGCTTCGTCGACGACGTCACCGTCCACAACGTCGACAACGGCTTCGGGCTCGTCGCCGCCTCCGCCTCGACCCTGCGCCGCACGGCCGTGGGCGGGCGCGGCGAGCACCATCCGTACTTCTGCCGCGAGGGCTCGCACGACAACCTCGTCGAGGACTTCACGATCCGGCAGCGCACCGTCCCCGCCCCCGCCGGCACCCAGCTGCACGGCATCAACGTGGAGGGCCTGTCCTCGCACAACGTCTGGTCGCGCGGACGGATGGAGATGGGCACCTTCGACTCGCACCGCGGCATGCCGTTCGGGAACGTCCGCACCGACATCACGGTGAACAACAACGGCGCGCACGGCGGCGACGCCTCCGCGGGCCCGCTCTTCGGCGCGCGCTTCGCCCACTGGAACATCCGCGTCACCAACGAGCGCGCGGGCCTCATGAAGATCGACGGGCTCGCCCCGTGGAGCGCGACCGTCGGGATCAACACGGTCCGCGAGTTCGGCCAGACCGACGTGCCCGACTTCGCGGGCGACCTGCACACGCGCCTGGAGCTGTACGGGACGGCGGACGTGGTGCGGCCGCGCAATCTGTACGACGCCCAGCGCGAGCTGTGA